The Candidatus Bathyarchaeia archaeon genomic sequence AAGGGAAACTTGGCCGACCTCCTCCGGCCTCAAGATCCTCGCGAGGGCGACGTAGAAGACTAGGTAGGCGGTGTAGGTGATGATTTGTTGTGTTGTTAGATAGGCTGTGCCTCGTGGAACGTTGTAGACGTCGCCCGCCTTGGACATGATTGTCATTCGTGCCGCTTCGACCGGAGTTCTTCTAGATTACGGTCGTAATAGAGTATCAATCCCCGGGCTTAGAGATGGGTCAGGCGAAGTGTTCCCAGCCCTGTTCTTTGACCCGAATACGCTTTCCCCCAAACTGAGCTTCTACTTTTCCATCCCCCTTTTCCACGATGCCGATTCTCCGTAGAGATGGAACCAGTTCCCTCAAATCCGAGAATCTCCTTGGTTTGACGGTTACGACAAGCTCGTACTCCTCGCCACCGTACAGCGCGAGACCCATTGCTGAAAGGCGATTCTTGTTCGCGTAAGTCTGAAGCCCGGTTGGAATCGGGATAGTGTGAAGCTTGATGTCCTTCCGACTAGCTTTTGCAAGTTGATGTAAGCTCCACGCAAGACCATCGCTGGAATCGATCGAACTCGTAACTCCACCGCTGTTCGCCAGAATGATTCCTTCTGCTAATCTGGCTTTGGGGCGAAGCACCGCACTAACCAAGGAAGGATAGCCTGCTCGATCCTTCCCTTCTTTTGACATTAAGATCCTCAAGCCCGCAGCAGCTCTCCCGAAGGGCCCGGTGACGGCGACAACATCTCCAATCTGGGCCGCATTTCTTCGAAGCAGTCTTTTTGGATTGGCAAATCCAACGCCCGCTATCCCTATTACTAGATCATCAGCTTGGCTGGTGTCGCCTCCGATGATCTTGCAACGGTACTCTAGGACTGCTTGGCTGAGCCCGCGCGCCAGGT encodes the following:
- the thiL gene encoding thiamine-phosphate kinase, with protein sequence MKRLREREIIRIITKQFTNQLGLPLGFDDDVAAIPFSSKTWIILKTDMLVGSTDVPPGMTVQEAARKAVVATVSDFAAKGVQPRALIVSIGLPAPAKQKMVQDLARGLSQAVLEYRCKIIGGDTSQADDLVIGIAGVGFANPKRLLRRNAAQIGDVVAVTGPFGRAAAGLRILMSKEGKDRAGYPSLVSAVLRPKARLAEGIILANSGGVTSSIDSSDGLAWSLHQLAKASRKDIKLHTIPIPTGLQTYANKNRLSAMGLALYGGEEYELVVTVKPRRFSDLRELVPSLRRIGIVEKGDGKVEAQFGGKRIRVKEQGWEHFA